GTCGCCAGACAATCGGAGAGATGGCCGAGTGGTTTAAGGCAGCGGTCTTGAAAACCGCCGTGGTAGCAATACCACCGTGGGTTCGAATCCCACTCTCTCCGCCAGAACTGGTTATAAAGGCCCGAAAATTAGCGGGTTTTTTTATAGTCGCCAATATTTGCTCCCTACATTGCTCCATCCGTCTCGGGCCCCGTTTTTTAGCTGTCGGCTCCGGATGCGGCGGCGGGATTCGAACCGGCGGCATTAGGCCGGCGGCGTTCGGCGTCATCTTCTGGAGCGTCATCAGGGGCCGGTGCCCGACCGGGCCGGCGCCCTGTACGCCGTGGAGGTGACCTCGGCCAACACCGGCGTGAGCATCAGGCCATGCGACGCCAGGCGCGCACGATGCGCCCATGCGACCGTCCAGCTACCGCCCGACCTGACTTGGCACTGTCCGATGTCCGGCTATCCCACCCCGACGCCCAGGCTGTACGCCCTCACCGCCGGCAGCGAGTTGGCTGGGGTGAGAAATCCGTGATTGACGGACTTAACGCCAGCCATTTGGAAGGCGCGAAGCGCAGAATTTTCCGGAACTGGAAGTGATGCGCGAAGCCGGGTGAGTCACGACGCCGCACTTGCCGTTGACTAATGCATTGAGGCCCCAAGCAATTTAGGAACCGCCGTCCGCGGGCCGTCTGCTGTTCGCGCTATCGCAAGCCCGAATGCAGCACGGCAACTAGGCCAGTAATAGCACCGATTGCGCCTGTGACGGCAGACACCCAAACAACAAGCTGGGCCCTGCTTTCGTGGCGCGCCTTCAACTCCCGCCGAATTTCTTCACGCAGTGGACCAATCCCCGCCTCGGTTAAGTAATACCGCCCGGTTTCACTCCCAACGTACCAGTGATCGGAATCGATTCCGTCTTCGTCATGGATACGGGGAATAGGTACACGCAAGCGCCTTGCTTGGCGAAGCAGTCGCTGCGTGTAGTGCGCATCCTCCTCCTCGCGTTGCAAGGTAAGTTCGAAGTTTCGCTGCTCTTCCAGGCCACGAACACCTTCGTAATCCTTGACCTTGTACGCGGCCGTAATGTCCTTCGCGAAGCCTTTTTCGATAATTGATCGTGACCACGCTAAACGCGCGCCCGTTGGCAGCACGTTTCGCATCCGGCGAAACAATCGAGACATAGCTGATGCCCCCAGGTTTTTGGATGCCTACTTCAGACGCGCTCGCGATTGATGACGCGCGTTGCGGCATCCTCAATGACCTTTGGGTCAAGTTGGAACCCGCCAAATACATTGAACAGTGGTTCGATTGCAGTCGCGAGCAAGCCGCTAACGGCTGATGGCGGTGTGTCGGCGGCAACAAGGATGGATATTGTCACTTCATCCTGATACGCCTTTCGGCCACGGCTAATGTATCGGCCTGGATGGCCCCAGTAGCTTAGCTCCCGCCCCCGAAGGCCGGTCCAGCGGAACGCGAACTGTAGGCTGCACGTGGACTCGCCAGCGACGGTGCCGTCGCAACCTAAGGCATTGGCAAACGCGAGTCCGACGGCGATTGCCTCGGCGCAGTCCTGCACCGGAAACAAAAAGTCAAAGACTGTGTTGGGCGCCCTGTCCGCCGCTGCCGCATCGTCAAGCAGCATATTTCTTTGGATGAAGCTTCCTGCCGGATCGTAGCGCATGTATTGGAACTGATGCCTCGCGTCCGAAATGAATGCCTCCCATACGCCGTCGATGGTATGAGGCCGCATTGAGCTATCTGCGAACGTGTCGCTCACCAACCAGATCGGCCAACCCGTCAAATGCGGGTTGTTTGCATCCAGGAGTCGAAGGAACTGCGTGTTCGCGACATGGCCCGCAGGCACACCGCTCATGAAAAGTGCGGCGTCCCACCAACCTGCCGTTGGCAACGCGACCTTACGCTCGCCTGCGATCGCTTCCTGGCGCGCCTTGCCTACGTCCAACAACTGCCTTGCTTGCTGGTCGAGACTCTCTGATGGTCCGTGCTTTCCCAGGTCTGCCAGAAGCTGCTGAAGTTCCAGCGAACCACCGCTTGCAAAATGTCGCCGCAGGAATCGTCCGATGTCAGCCTCGCGATTATCGAAGCAAACTTCGACAAGGCGCGGCCAGTCCTTCCACGCCGCCTTGCTAGTTCCGGCGACGTTTGAACGCAGCGTCCTTACGTAAAGATCGTCTGTTGCGACGTTCGGCAAGCCACCGGATTTGACGGCAACCGGCGTACGCACCCCCGGTGGAATGACGATCACCGGGAACTCCCTTCCTTCCCTGGCCCCATACGCGACGCCTACCTCAAATGCGTCCGACGCATAGCGCGCTACTAGGCTTTGAATCTTGTCCGGATGGAACGCAGCCCGCGCATCGAGAGGCTCGTTCTCCGATTCGGGTAGCAGTGACTTGTCATTGAAACCTATCAGGAGGTAGCCGCCGCCATGATTTCGCAGCGCCAGCGCTGAACGTACGATCTTAGACTGACCTTCCGGCTCGTCGGGATTGATCCAGTTCTTAATTTCAACTGCGAGACTTTCGCTTGGGCGATCCACCAGTTCTTGGATTCGCGCTTGGTCGATATCCATCCCCACCCCAACCACTCCTGACCTAGCGCGCATAGAATCACGTTTCCGTCGTCATTTCGACCACCAGTGCAGACGACCGTGCTCGCGCACATCCCCGAGTCGATTTTTCCAGTTTTTACTTGCTGGCAGGGGAGTGTCCGGTAGGCGGGGCTCCGCCAAAAGTCTCGATGTCGCCCCCCGGCGGGTCAATCCCTTGACTTCGCCTGGTCGGGCCGGCCAATGCCCGCTTTCGACTGCGGTTTCAACCGGTCGATGCAACAGCTTGTTGAAATCGTTCGGCCGGTGTTTCGTAGCCTAGCGTCTTCCGGGGCCGTCCGTTCAACTCTCTGGCCACGGCGTCAAGCTTGGCCTGCGTGATCGTGGACAGATCGAGACCCTTGGGGAAGTACTGCCGAAGCAATCCGTTGGTGTTCTCGTTTGAACCGCGCTGCCATGGATGCTGCGGATCGCAGAAGTAGACCTGGATGTCGGTCGCCATGGTGAATCGGCGATGATCAGCCATCTCCTTACCGCGGTCCCAGGTCAACGATCGATACAGTTCCTTCGGCAGGCGCCGTGCGTTGTTGATCAGCGCGTCGATGACCGTTTCGGTGTCCTTGCCGCCGACCTTCACCAGCATGACGTAGCGCGTATGCCGCTCCACCAGCGTGGCAATCTGACTGTTGCTGCTGCCAAACAACAGGTCGCCCTCCCAATGGCCCGGCACGGCCCGGTCTTCGACCGCTGCAGGGCGCTCGCGGATCGATACGGTGTCGCTGATGCGGCCGTGGTTGTCGGCCTTCTGTGTGTGGTGGCGTGAGCGGCGCATTGCTCGCGTGCGCCTCAGGTAGCCCAGAAGCTCCTGTTTTAAGGCGCCTCGGGCTTGGATGAAGAGCGTGCGGTAGATCGTCTCGTGTGACACCTGACCGCTCGCGTCGTCTGGATGGATGCGCTTGAGCCATCCGGCGATCTGCTGCGGAGACCAGCGCTGTTGAAGCTTAGCTGCGACCTGCCGCGCCAAGGCTCGATGCCGGGCCAGCTTACAAGTCTTTGGACGACGCGCCCGGTCCCAGGCGGCCTGGTCGGCCCGGTTCGCCCGGTAGCCATCAGAACCCTCGTTGCGTCGCAGTTCGCGGCTCACTGTGGACGGCGCCCGCCCCAGCGCGGCCGCGATCGAACGGATCGATTGCCCGCTCACCACGCCCCGCGAAATCTCTTCCCGCTCGGCCAAGCTCAGCGTCCGCTCAGAACGGCGGCGCTGAGGTGGCCGGATCCCACCGGACGCGGCCAGGATCCCGCGAACCGAGCTGTGGCGACGATCAAACAGCCGGGCGATTTGGTGCAGCGAATCGCCCTGTTGCCAGCGGTCCCACATCAGGGCCTTCTGGCCTTCCGTGTAACAGATCCTTGCCCGGTACTTCATCTGCAACACTCCTGCTGCCGAGGCAGCCTTCAGTGTGTTGCATCGACCGGTTGAAACCGCAACCCAAAGCAGTCATTGGCCGGTTGAGCAGGTATGCTCGATTGGCGAAAGGATTGCGACTGGGAGGCACCGTGCAAACGCATTGGTTCTACACCGTATGGCCGTTCATCGGGGTAGGCGGGGCGATCGTGATGGTCGCCATCCTGTTAACCACCGACACCTTCCGTGACAACACCACGGTATCGCGCTGGCGTGATCCAGTGTGGCTGGCGTGGCTCGCAGTGCCGCTCTACTGGGTACATCAGTTCGAGGAGTACAGCCTGCCGGTGCTGGGATTTGACTACTCAATCCAGCAAATGATCTGCAAGAAGCTGGGCTTCCCGCCGTACCCGGACTGCCCGATTCCCCTGTCCTTCTATCCGGTGGTGAACATCGCTCTGATGTGGTTCGGGGCGCCACTAGCAGCGTACCTCTGCGGGCGCAACGTCCTCATCGGCCTCAGCTTCTGGGGACTGCTCTTGTCCCCTCCTTAGAGCTGAACAATTGGCGGTGATCGTAAGTGATTGATTTGCAACGGAGCTTTGGACAGTTTAGGTGCTCAGGCAGCTCGCCCGCTTTCTGTGCCAGCTCAGGTTTGGGCTAAAAGGGGAGGCGCGCCCGCGGCCAATAC
Above is a genomic segment from Lysobacter sp. S4-A87 containing:
- a CDS encoding IS30 family transposase, translated to MKYRARICYTEGQKALMWDRWQQGDSLHQIARLFDRRHSSVRGILAASGGIRPPQRRRSERTLSLAEREEISRGVVSGQSIRSIAAALGRAPSTVSRELRRNEGSDGYRANRADQAAWDRARRPKTCKLARHRALARQVAAKLQQRWSPQQIAGWLKRIHPDDASGQVSHETIYRTLFIQARGALKQELLGYLRRTRAMRRSRHHTQKADNHGRISDTVSIRERPAAVEDRAVPGHWEGDLLFGSSNSQIATLVERHTRYVMLVKVGGKDTETVIDALINNARRLPKELYRSLTWDRGKEMADHRRFTMATDIQVYFCDPQHPWQRGSNENTNGLLRQYFPKGLDLSTITQAKLDAVARELNGRPRKTLGYETPAERFQQAVASTG